A single region of the Streptomyces sp. NBC_00425 genome encodes:
- the aceB gene encoding malate synthase A encodes MSAPAPSPLAIVDAEPLPRQEEVLTEPALAFVAELHRRFTPRRDELLARRAERRAEIARTCTLDFLPETAAIRADDSWRVAPSPAALDDRRVEITGPTDRKMTINALNSGARVWLADFEDASAPTWENVVLGQVNLADAYTRSIDFTDPASGKSYTLKENGELATVVMRPRGWHLDERHLVDADGRAVPGALVDFGLYFFHNARRLLDLGKGPYFYLPKTESHLEARLWNDVFVFAQDHVGIPQGTVRATVLIETITAAYEMEEILYELRDHASGLNAGRWDYLFSIVKNFRDGGPRFVLPDRNAVTMTAPFMRAYTELLVRTCHRRGAHAIGGMAAFIPSRRDAEVNKVAFEKVKADKDREANDGFDGSWVAHPDLVPIAMESFDRVLGDRPNQKDRLREDVHVEAADLIAVDSLEARPTYPGLVNAVQVGIRYIEAWLRGMGAVAIFNLMEDAATAEISRSQIWQWINAGVEFENGEKATPELARKVAAGELAAIRDEIGEEAFAAGHWQQAHDLLLTVALDEDYADFLTLPAYEQLRG; translated from the coding sequence ATGTCCGCACCAGCGCCGTCCCCGCTGGCCATCGTCGACGCCGAGCCCCTGCCGCGGCAGGAGGAGGTCCTGACCGAGCCGGCGCTCGCCTTCGTGGCCGAACTCCACCGGCGGTTCACCCCGCGCCGCGACGAACTCCTCGCCCGCCGCGCGGAGCGGCGCGCCGAGATCGCCCGCACCTGCACGCTCGACTTCCTCCCGGAGACCGCCGCGATCCGCGCCGACGACTCCTGGCGGGTGGCGCCCTCCCCCGCGGCCCTGGACGACCGCCGGGTCGAGATCACCGGACCCACCGACCGCAAGATGACGATCAACGCCCTCAACTCCGGGGCCCGGGTCTGGCTCGCCGACTTCGAGGACGCGTCCGCGCCGACCTGGGAGAACGTCGTCCTCGGTCAGGTCAACCTGGCCGACGCCTACACCCGCTCCATCGACTTCACCGACCCGGCGTCCGGCAAGTCGTACACGCTGAAGGAGAACGGCGAACTCGCCACCGTCGTGATGCGGCCGCGCGGCTGGCACCTCGACGAGCGTCACCTCGTCGACGCCGACGGCCGCGCCGTGCCCGGCGCCCTCGTCGACTTCGGCCTCTACTTCTTCCACAACGCCCGGCGTCTCCTCGACCTCGGCAAGGGCCCGTACTTCTACCTCCCGAAGACGGAGTCGCACCTGGAGGCCCGCCTCTGGAACGACGTGTTCGTCTTCGCGCAGGACCACGTCGGCATCCCGCAGGGCACGGTGCGCGCCACCGTGCTCATCGAGACGATCACGGCCGCCTACGAGATGGAGGAGATCCTCTACGAACTCCGCGACCATGCCTCGGGGTTGAACGCGGGCCGCTGGGACTACCTGTTCTCCATCGTCAAGAACTTCCGTGACGGCGGGCCCAGGTTCGTCCTGCCGGACCGCAACGCCGTGACGATGACCGCCCCGTTCATGCGCGCCTACACCGAACTGCTCGTGCGCACCTGCCACCGGCGCGGCGCGCACGCCATCGGCGGCATGGCCGCGTTCATCCCCTCCCGTCGCGACGCCGAGGTCAACAAGGTCGCGTTCGAGAAGGTCAAGGCCGACAAGGACCGCGAGGCCAACGACGGGTTCGACGGCTCGTGGGTGGCCCACCCCGACCTGGTGCCGATCGCCATGGAGTCCTTCGACAGGGTCCTCGGCGACCGGCCGAACCAGAAGGACCGGCTGCGCGAGGACGTTCACGTCGAGGCCGCCGACCTGATCGCCGTCGACTCGCTCGAGGCCAGGCCCACCTACCCGGGGTTGGTCAACGCCGTGCAGGTGGGCATCCGTTACATCGAGGCGTGGCTGCGCGGAATGGGCGCGGTCGCCATCTTCAACCTCATGGAGGACGCCGCGACCGCCGAGATCTCCCGCTCGCAGATCTGGCAGTGGATCAACGCCGGGGTGGAGTTCGAGAACGGCGAGAAGGCCACCCCCGAGCTGGCCCGCAAGGTCGCCGCCGGGGAACTCGCCGCGATCCGCGACGAGATCGGCGAGGAGGCGTTCGCGGCCGGCCACTGGCAGCAGGCGCACGACCTGCTGCTGACGGTCGCCCTCGACGAGGACTACGCGGACTTCCTCACCCTGCCGGCCTACGAGCAGCTCAGGGGCTGA
- a CDS encoding SelT/SelW/SelH family protein gives MSHTVQIEYCTQCRWLPRAAWLAQELLTTFETELAELSLKPGTGGVFVVRVDGEVVWDRRAQGFPEPTAVKRLVRDRVAPGRTLGHSDRP, from the coding sequence ATGAGTCACACCGTACAGATCGAGTACTGCACCCAGTGCCGCTGGCTGCCCCGCGCGGCGTGGCTGGCGCAGGAGTTGCTGACGACCTTCGAGACGGAGCTCGCGGAGCTGTCGCTGAAGCCCGGCACAGGCGGCGTGTTCGTCGTCCGGGTCGACGGCGAGGTCGTCTGGGACCGCCGTGCGCAGGGCTTCCCGGAGCCCACGGCGGTGAAGCGGCTGGTACGCGACCGAGTGGCCCCGGGGCGGACCCTGGGCCACTCGGACCGTCCGTAG
- a CDS encoding HipA family kinase, giving the protein MLREVSAVRYVNPLRSGGSVPGVVEADDLGTYVVKFTGSAQGRKALVAEVIVGELARALGLRFPELVLVHFDPALAAHEPHQEVRDLLDASHGVNLGMDLLPGARDFTPQVAESFAVDPREAGRIVWLDALTVNVDRTVHSSNLMVWPTFGTVAPRLWLIDHGAALVFHHRWDASAPDRAYDFRHHALGRYAPDTRAADAELAPRVTEELLRAIVAEVPDAWLAGEDGFATPDAVREAYVRYLRARVRASAAWLPTGFPTREELAAEEARRAAKTRQGRPSWLKQVPDLHGEPAAEQDWSVHLG; this is encoded by the coding sequence GTGCTGCGCGAAGTGAGTGCCGTCCGATACGTGAACCCGCTGAGGTCGGGCGGCTCCGTGCCCGGCGTCGTGGAGGCCGACGACCTCGGCACCTATGTCGTGAAGTTCACCGGCTCGGCGCAGGGCCGCAAGGCGCTGGTCGCCGAGGTGATCGTGGGCGAGCTGGCACGCGCGCTCGGACTGCGCTTCCCCGAACTGGTCCTGGTGCACTTCGACCCGGCGCTCGCGGCGCACGAACCGCACCAGGAGGTGCGCGACCTCCTCGACGCCAGCCACGGCGTCAACCTCGGCATGGACCTGCTGCCGGGAGCGCGGGACTTCACCCCGCAGGTCGCCGAGTCCTTCGCCGTGGACCCGCGGGAGGCCGGCCGGATCGTCTGGCTCGACGCCCTGACCGTCAACGTCGACCGGACGGTCCACAGCTCCAACCTGATGGTCTGGCCCACCTTCGGGACCGTTGCGCCGCGGCTGTGGCTGATCGACCACGGGGCCGCCCTCGTCTTCCACCATCGCTGGGACGCCTCCGCACCGGACCGCGCCTACGACTTCCGCCACCACGCCCTGGGCCGCTACGCCCCCGACACCCGCGCGGCCGACGCGGAGCTGGCCCCCCGGGTCACCGAGGAGCTGCTGCGCGCGATCGTGGCGGAGGTCCCGGACGCCTGGCTGGCCGGCGAGGACGGCTTCGCGACGCCGGACGCCGTCCGGGAGGCGTACGTGCGTTACCTCCGCGCGCGCGTGAGGGCCTCCGCGGCCTGGCTGCCCACCGGCTTCCCCACCCGGGAGGAACTCGCCGCCGAGGAGGCCCGGAGGGCGGCGAAGACCCGTCAGGGCCGTCCGAGCTGGCTCAAACAGGTCCCCGACCTGCACGGCGAGCCGGCGGCGGAACAGGATTGGTCGGTGCACCTCGGATGA
- a CDS encoding IucA/IucC family protein — protein MDRVDLIPPPPEPTPPPGAPARGDGVAGRADAYAAAPLLNCLLRELAEPLPRAPGDDGRPVHRLPGGRLLRVRGDRRPAGPEVYEAGAWRPLDHFGLVALTAQALRLRTGADNPDLPAEMIDSRDVVAALLTARARATPPAGRYLRSEQSLITGHPHHPAPKARGGGPAAGWLPYAPEAHARFPLVLLGLREDAVVEEGDTGALDALGEAPSGYRLLPAHPWQLDLAARELAPAFADGRLVRLGTTAFDVWPTAAVRTVYAPERDLCLKFSLDVRITNDVRRLWRHDLLKLRRTDAAAARAFATWDGPAAWLSDRGYRTAAFAFEALAVLVRDGLAAPVLPGATPLLAAGLVEGFDGSPLAAAKDPARWWEAYLAAVVPPALEAFAGHGVVLEAHLQNTLVAVDAEGLPVQALFRDAEGVKLLPDVERSAGWERLVYCLVVNHLWEVAAALVAHHRGFDPWPAARRALARHDLPETAALLTAPTLPGKTNLLLRWTGADGADARYLPLPNPLADGADARRT, from the coding sequence GTGGATCGCGTGGACCTCATCCCCCCGCCCCCCGAGCCGACGCCGCCCCCCGGGGCTCCGGCCCGGGGCGACGGCGTCGCCGGGCGTGCCGACGCCTATGCCGCCGCCCCGCTGCTGAACTGTCTGCTGCGGGAGCTCGCCGAGCCGCTGCCCCGCGCGCCGGGCGACGACGGCCGGCCGGTCCACCGGCTGCCCGGCGGCCGCCTGCTGCGCGTGCGCGGCGACCGCCGGCCGGCCGGCCCGGAGGTGTACGAGGCGGGCGCCTGGCGGCCGCTGGACCACTTCGGGCTCGTCGCCCTGACCGCGCAGGCGCTGCGCCTGCGCACCGGAGCGGACAACCCCGACCTGCCCGCCGAGATGATCGACAGCAGGGACGTGGTGGCGGCGCTGCTGACCGCACGCGCGCGTGCCACCCCGCCGGCAGGCCGCTACCTGCGCTCCGAACAGTCCCTGATCACCGGCCACCCCCACCACCCCGCCCCCAAGGCGCGCGGCGGCGGCCCCGCGGCCGGCTGGCTGCCGTACGCCCCCGAGGCGCACGCCCGCTTCCCGCTCGTCCTGCTCGGGCTGCGCGAGGACGCCGTCGTCGAGGAGGGCGACACCGGCGCGCTGGACGCCCTCGGCGAGGCCCCGTCCGGGTACCGGCTGCTGCCCGCCCACCCCTGGCAGCTCGACCTCGCGGCCCGCGAGCTCGCGCCCGCCTTCGCCGACGGCCGGCTGGTCCGGCTGGGCACGACCGCCTTCGACGTCTGGCCGACGGCCGCCGTGCGCACGGTGTACGCACCCGAGCGGGACCTGTGCCTGAAGTTCAGCCTCGACGTGCGCATCACCAACGACGTCCGCCGGCTGTGGCGACACGACCTGCTGAAACTGCGCCGGACCGACGCCGCGGCGGCCCGCGCCTTCGCGACCTGGGACGGCCCGGCGGCCTGGCTCAGCGACCGCGGCTACCGCACCGCCGCCTTCGCCTTCGAGGCGCTCGCCGTCCTGGTCCGCGACGGACTGGCCGCTCCGGTGCTGCCCGGCGCGACCCCGCTGCTCGCCGCGGGCCTCGTGGAGGGCTTCGACGGCAGCCCGCTGGCGGCGGCGAAGGACCCGGCGAGGTGGTGGGAGGCGTACCTGGCGGCCGTCGTCCCGCCGGCCCTGGAGGCGTTCGCCGGTCACGGCGTCGTCCTCGAGGCGCATCTGCAGAACACGCTCGTCGCCGTCGACGCCGAAGGTCTTCCGGTGCAGGCCCTGTTCCGGGACGCCGAGGGCGTGAAACTCCTGCCGGACGTGGAGCGGTCGGCCGGCTGGGAGCGGCTGGTGTACTGCCTGGTCGTGAACCACCTGTGGGAGGTCGCCGCGGCCCTCGTCGCACACCACCGAGGGTTCGACCCGTGGCCCGCGGCACGCCGCGCACTGGCCCGCCACGATCTCCCCGAGACGGCGGCGCTGCTCACGGCGCCCACCCTGCCGGGCAAGACGAACCTGCTGCTGCGCTGGACGGGGGCGGACGGCGCGGACGCCCGCTATCTGCCGCTGCCCAACCCGCTCGCCGACGGGGCCGACGCCCGCCGCACATGA
- a CDS encoding IucA/IucC family siderophore biosynthesis protein: MHRPPSAETDLAEELAAVRPALGPRFAAALPGARAAVLTRLWRALAHEPLSWVAHREGHGPRGREGLLLRLRDGRRLLGPPADPYTTADGVTEVRLDATAYDDPARLLAALAVPHGADFAAELGHSVASLALSRADQDPDDTGLTHAEKWPAQDWEWEQRVVDGHPFHPNCRARPGFSVAEQLAYGPEHRPSVRLELLPAPAADCLVSGEWPERLRDGARLLIPVHPWQAAHVLGRTGREGTAAHPLMSLRTLALADGLHVKTALSTRLTSSVRDISVGSVAASAVLSAFAQTLAPHAHGLLHMTRTLGAATACSPDLAAVLRESPREYGGPGEHVVPVAALAATGLPRDSAWLGRLARLGLTVGLRMLELGVALEAHGQNLLVVLSPTGEPLRLVYRDLADIRVSPARLARHGVPLPDGLPARIVTDDVTVLRRKLFGSLVAGALAGTAGGGRALGAALEAAVRDLPRTPDLVALCEEPLPAKALTLMRLSPGTPGDQWAELPNPLRWQAD, translated from the coding sequence GTGCACCGTCCCCCCAGCGCCGAGACCGACCTGGCCGAAGAACTGGCCGCCGTGCGTCCCGCCCTCGGCCCCCGGTTCGCGGCCGCGCTGCCCGGGGCCCGGGCGGCCGTGCTGACCCGGCTGTGGCGGGCGCTCGCCCACGAGCCGCTGTCCTGGGTGGCGCACCGCGAGGGGCACGGTCCGCGGGGCCGGGAGGGGCTGCTGCTGCGACTGCGGGACGGCCGCCGTCTGCTCGGCCCGCCCGCGGACCCCTACACGACCGCCGACGGCGTGACGGAGGTGCGCCTGGACGCGACGGCGTACGACGACCCCGCCCGGCTCCTGGCGGCGCTGGCGGTCCCGCACGGCGCGGACTTCGCCGCCGAACTCGGCCACAGCGTCGCGTCGTTGGCCTTGTCCCGGGCAGATCAGGACCCGGACGACACCGGCCTGACGCATGCCGAGAAGTGGCCGGCGCAGGACTGGGAGTGGGAGCAGCGGGTCGTCGACGGGCATCCGTTTCACCCCAACTGCCGTGCACGGCCCGGGTTCTCGGTGGCCGAGCAGCTGGCGTACGGTCCCGAGCACCGGCCGTCGGTCCGGCTGGAGCTGCTGCCGGCGCCCGCCGCCGACTGCCTGGTGTCGGGCGAGTGGCCGGAGCGACTGCGGGACGGCGCACGGCTGTTGATCCCGGTGCATCCGTGGCAGGCGGCGCATGTGCTCGGCCGGACCGGTCGGGAGGGGACGGCGGCACATCCGCTGATGTCGCTGCGCACGCTCGCCCTGGCGGACGGCCTGCACGTCAAGACGGCGTTGAGCACCCGGCTCACCTCCTCGGTGCGGGACATCTCCGTCGGCTCGGTGGCCGCCTCCGCGGTCCTGTCGGCGTTCGCGCAGACCCTGGCGCCGCACGCGCACGGCCTGCTGCACATGACCCGGACGCTGGGCGCCGCGACCGCCTGTTCGCCGGACCTGGCGGCCGTGCTGCGCGAGTCGCCGCGGGAATACGGGGGGCCGGGCGAGCACGTCGTCCCGGTGGCCGCCCTCGCAGCCACCGGACTGCCCCGCGACAGTGCCTGGCTGGGCCGGCTGGCGCGGCTCGGGCTCACCGTCGGACTGCGCATGCTGGAACTGGGCGTGGCGCTGGAGGCGCACGGCCAGAACCTGCTGGTGGTGCTGTCGCCGACGGGCGAGCCGCTGCGGCTGGTCTACCGCGACCTGGCCGACATCCGGGTCAGTCCGGCGCGGCTGGCCCGGCACGGCGTCCCGTTGCCCGACGGCCTGCCCGCACGGATCGTCACGGACGACGTGACGGTGCTGCGGCGCAAGCTGTTCGGCTCGCTGGTGGCGGGCGCGCTGGCGGGGACGGCCGGCGGCGGCCGGGCCCTGGGGGCGGCTCTGGAGGCCGCCGTACGGGATCTGCCGCGCACCCCGGACCTCGTGGCGCTGTGCGAGGAACCGCTGCCCGCGAAGGCGCTGACGCTGATGCGGCTGTCGCCGGGGACGCCCGGCGACCAGTGGGCCGAACTGCCCAACCCGTTGCGGTGGCAGGCGGACTGA
- a CDS encoding VWA domain-containing protein codes for MIRTQRLAAGVCALLAALAAGIAFPAGAVADETTAAAPKVDLVLDVSGSMRTKDMDGGTRMAAAKQAFNEVLDATPENVLLGIRTLGANYPGDDRKTGCKDTAQLYPVGPLDRTEAKTAVATLSPTGWTPIGPALLKAAGDLDGGTGSKRIVLISDGEDTCPPLDPCEVAREIAAKGIGLTIDTLGLVPNVKMRRQLSCIAEATGGTYTSVEHTDELTDRVNQLVDRAADPVVTPVAAEGAASCAKAPTLKSGLYTDREEFGQERWYRVDVEPGQELRASVSVSADRAVNPDYGVLLRAVTVHEREIVRGEAAGNGRTDVISTGLRYPKAESDDDDAPAETVCVQVTNSYSAAAGVKTTPGMPLELTVDVVDGPSPASDVAAFGLGRGWWLLGVLVLVGFLAGVLWGWASRWRVAVWRTN; via the coding sequence ATGATCAGAACACAACGGCTGGCGGCGGGCGTCTGCGCCCTGCTCGCCGCGCTCGCGGCCGGGATCGCGTTCCCGGCCGGGGCGGTAGCCGACGAGACCACCGCCGCCGCACCCAAGGTCGACCTGGTCCTCGACGTCAGCGGTTCGATGCGGACGAAGGACATGGACGGCGGGACGCGGATGGCCGCGGCCAAGCAGGCGTTCAACGAGGTGCTGGACGCGACCCCGGAGAACGTCCTGCTCGGCATCCGCACCCTCGGCGCCAACTACCCGGGCGACGACCGCAAGACGGGCTGCAAGGACACCGCGCAGCTCTACCCGGTCGGCCCGCTGGACCGGACCGAGGCGAAGACGGCGGTGGCGACGCTGTCGCCGACCGGCTGGACGCCGATCGGTCCCGCCCTGCTGAAGGCGGCCGGCGACCTCGACGGCGGCACCGGCTCCAAGCGCATCGTGCTGATCAGCGACGGTGAGGACACCTGTCCTCCGCTCGACCCGTGCGAGGTCGCCCGCGAGATCGCGGCCAAGGGCATCGGCCTGACCATCGACACCCTCGGCCTGGTGCCCAACGTCAAGATGCGCCGGCAGCTCAGCTGCATCGCGGAGGCGACCGGCGGCACCTACACCTCGGTGGAGCACACCGACGAACTCACCGACCGCGTCAACCAGTTGGTCGACCGCGCCGCGGACCCCGTGGTCACTCCGGTGGCCGCCGAGGGGGCGGCCTCCTGCGCCAAGGCGCCCACGCTGAAGTCGGGTCTGTACACCGACCGCGAGGAGTTCGGCCAGGAGCGCTGGTACCGGGTCGACGTCGAGCCGGGCCAGGAGCTGCGCGCCTCGGTGAGCGTGTCGGCGGACCGGGCCGTGAACCCCGACTACGGGGTGCTGCTGCGGGCGGTCACCGTGCACGAGCGGGAGATCGTGCGCGGCGAGGCCGCGGGCAACGGCCGGACCGACGTCATCTCGACGGGTCTGCGCTACCCGAAGGCGGAGAGCGACGACGACGACGCGCCGGCCGAGACGGTGTGCGTCCAGGTCACCAACTCCTACTCGGCGGCGGCCGGCGTGAAGACCACGCCGGGCATGCCGCTGGAGCTGACGGTGGACGTCGTGGACGGCCCGTCGCCGGCGAGCGACGTGGCCGCCTTCGGCCTCGGCCGGGGCTGGTGGCTGCTGGGCGTCCTGGTGCTGGTCGGCTTCCTCGCGGGTGTGCTGTGGGGCTGGGCGTCTCGCTGGCGGGTAGCGGTCTGGAGGACCAACTGA
- a CDS encoding winged helix-turn-helix transcriptional regulator — MSPRRSYDQYCSAARALDVVGDRWTLLIVRELLAGPRRYTDLHADLPGVSTDVLASRLKDMERDGLTTRRRLPPPGAAYVYELTDRGEELLPVLQALGAWGEGELGERRPTDALRAHWFALPLLRGLRHAGVDEGLVEVRLEEGAFHLHVGDVRGPVYGDGRAPREPDALLTLDAGAAAAVARGELGVLDAVRTGRIEVAGEGPPAKALRAA; from the coding sequence ATGTCACCTCGCCGAAGCTACGACCAGTACTGTTCCGCCGCGCGCGCCCTCGACGTCGTCGGCGACCGCTGGACCCTGCTGATCGTCCGGGAGCTGCTCGCCGGCCCGCGCCGCTACACCGACCTGCACGCCGACCTGCCGGGTGTCAGCACGGACGTACTCGCCTCACGGCTGAAGGACATGGAGCGGGACGGGCTGACCACCCGGCGCAGGCTGCCCCCGCCGGGAGCGGCTTACGTCTACGAACTCACCGACCGCGGCGAGGAGTTGCTGCCGGTGCTGCAGGCCCTGGGGGCGTGGGGGGAGGGTGAGCTCGGTGAGCGGCGGCCCACCGACGCCCTGCGGGCCCACTGGTTCGCGCTGCCGCTGCTGCGCGGCCTGCGGCATGCCGGGGTGGACGAGGGGCTGGTCGAAGTACGCCTGGAGGAAGGCGCGTTCCACCTCCACGTCGGGGACGTGCGCGGGCCGGTCTACGGCGACGGCCGCGCCCCCCGGGAGCCCGACGCCCTGCTCACCCTGGACGCCGGCGCCGCCGCGGCCGTCGCCCGGGGGGAGCTGGGCGTCCTGGACGCCGTGCGCACCGGCCGGATCGAGGTGGCCGGCGAGGGCCCCCCGGCGAAGGCGCTGCGGGCTGCGTGA
- a CDS encoding pyridoxal phosphate-dependent aminotransferase: MEFRQSNKLSEVCYEIRGPVIEHADALEAAGHSVLRLNTGNPALFGFEAPEEILQDMIRMLPRAHGYTDSRGVLSARRAVAGRYQTLGLEVGVDDVFLGNGISELISMAVQALVEDGDEILIPAPDFPLWTAVTTLAGGKAVHYLCDEQADWYPDLDDMASKITARTKAVVIINPNNPTGAVYPKEIIEGILDLARRHGLMVFADEIYDQILYDDAVHHSVAALAPDLVVLTFCGLSKTYRVAGFRSGWLVVTGPKQHARNYLEGLTMLASMRLCANAPAQYAIQAALGGRQSIHELTAPGGRLHEQRTVAWEKLNEIPGVSCVKPKGSLYAFPRLDPKVHKIHDDEKFVLDLLLREKIQVVQGTGFNWPAPDHFRILTLPHADDLEAAIGRIGRFLGGYRQ; the protein is encoded by the coding sequence ATGGAGTTCCGGCAGTCGAACAAGTTGAGCGAGGTCTGTTACGAGATCCGCGGCCCGGTGATCGAGCACGCCGACGCACTGGAGGCGGCGGGCCACAGCGTCCTGCGCCTGAACACCGGCAACCCCGCGCTCTTCGGGTTCGAGGCCCCGGAGGAGATCCTCCAGGACATGATCCGGATGCTCCCCCGGGCGCACGGCTACACCGACTCGCGCGGCGTCCTGTCGGCCCGCCGCGCGGTGGCGGGGCGCTACCAGACGCTGGGCCTGGAGGTCGGCGTCGACGACGTCTTCCTCGGCAACGGCATCTCCGAGCTGATCTCCATGGCCGTGCAGGCGCTGGTGGAGGACGGCGACGAGATCCTCATCCCGGCCCCCGACTTCCCCCTCTGGACGGCCGTCACCACCCTCGCCGGCGGCAAGGCCGTCCACTACCTCTGCGACGAACAGGCCGACTGGTACCCGGACCTGGACGACATGGCCTCGAAGATCACCGCCCGCACCAAGGCCGTCGTCATCATCAACCCCAACAACCCCACCGGCGCGGTCTACCCGAAGGAGATCATCGAGGGCATCCTCGACCTCGCCCGCCGGCACGGCCTGATGGTCTTCGCCGACGAGATCTACGACCAGATCCTGTACGACGACGCCGTGCACCACTCGGTCGCCGCGCTCGCCCCCGACCTGGTCGTGCTGACCTTCTGCGGGCTGTCGAAGACCTACCGGGTGGCCGGCTTCCGGTCGGGCTGGCTGGTGGTCACCGGCCCGAAACAGCACGCCAGGAACTATCTGGAGGGCCTGACCATGCTGGCGTCCATGCGGCTGTGCGCCAACGCGCCCGCCCAGTACGCCATCCAGGCCGCGCTCGGCGGCCGCCAGTCCATCCACGAGCTGACCGCGCCCGGCGGCCGCCTGCACGAGCAGCGCACCGTGGCCTGGGAGAAGCTCAACGAGATCCCCGGCGTGTCCTGCGTGAAGCCCAAGGGGTCGCTGTACGCGTTCCCCCGTCTGGACCCCAAGGTGCACAAGATCCACGACGACGAGAAGTTCGTCCTGGACCTGCTGCTGCGGGAGAAGATCCAGGTCGTCCAGGGCACCGGCTTCAACTGGCCGGCCCCCGACCACTTCCGCATCCTCACCCTCCCCCACGCGGACGACCTGGAGGCCGCCATCGGCCGGATCGGACGCTTCCTCGGCGGATACCGGCAGTGA
- a CDS encoding acyl-CoA thioesterase translates to MSEPFSVRVTVRGYETDVQGHLNQSVYINYAEHARWSLLQAAGVSQAGLIGRGVGPVALETTIRYRRELLAGDEVDVSCVFEWGGGKTFRIEQTITRADGTVAAELSAVGGLLDLKERRMVANPQDYFKELATEPALFGL, encoded by the coding sequence GTGAGCGAGCCGTTTTCCGTCCGGGTCACCGTCCGCGGATACGAGACCGACGTGCAGGGACACCTCAACCAGAGCGTGTACATCAACTACGCGGAACACGCTCGCTGGTCGTTGCTGCAGGCGGCGGGCGTCAGCCAGGCCGGCCTGATCGGCAGGGGCGTGGGCCCGGTCGCCCTGGAGACCACCATCCGCTACCGGCGCGAACTGCTCGCCGGGGACGAGGTCGACGTGTCCTGCGTCTTCGAGTGGGGCGGCGGCAAGACGTTCCGCATCGAGCAGACCATCACCAGGGCGGACGGCACGGTCGCCGCGGAACTGAGCGCGGTCGGCGGCCTGCTGGACCTCAAGGAGCGCCGGATGGTCGCGAACCCGCAGGACTACTTCAAGGAACTGGCCACCGAACCGGCCCTGTTCGGGCTCTAG
- a CDS encoding NAD(P)H-binding protein, whose translation MILVTGATGTIGGALVRHLAARGEKVRALTRDPAGARMPAGVEVARGDYLDPASLEAAMSGATAAFLVGLPGPSAQHDGPLVAAARAAGVGRLVKLSAIGTGDPGVGPTGEWHVEGERAVRESGAEWVVLRPSSFASNTLSWAEAVRAGEPAPNMSGDGAQGVVDPRDVAEAAAVALLDERRAGRTYTLTGPETISVPGQAAVLAELLGRPVTTRDLAQDEVRAYVLDWWGDEAVADGVAVSAAYVRRGGNAVVTEDVPLLLGRPARTYRAWAGDHLEAFGAR comes from the coding sequence ATGATTCTTGTGACCGGTGCTACGGGCACCATCGGCGGCGCACTCGTACGGCACCTCGCGGCGCGCGGCGAGAAGGTGCGCGCCCTGACCCGAGACCCCGCCGGGGCCAGGATGCCCGCGGGCGTCGAGGTGGCGCGTGGGGACTACCTCGACCCCGCTTCCCTGGAGGCCGCGATGTCCGGGGCGACGGCCGCCTTCCTGGTGGGGCTGCCGGGGCCGTCCGCGCAGCACGACGGGCCGCTGGTGGCGGCGGCCCGCGCGGCCGGCGTGGGCCGGCTGGTCAAACTGTCCGCGATCGGCACCGGCGACCCCGGGGTGGGGCCCACCGGGGAGTGGCACGTGGAGGGAGAGCGAGCGGTCCGGGAGAGCGGCGCCGAGTGGGTCGTCCTGCGGCCCTCGTCCTTCGCCTCGAACACGCTGAGCTGGGCGGAGGCCGTCCGGGCGGGCGAACCGGCGCCGAACATGAGCGGTGACGGAGCCCAGGGGGTCGTCGATCCGCGCGACGTCGCCGAGGCGGCCGCCGTCGCCCTCCTCGACGAGCGCCGGGCGGGCCGGACGTACACGCTGACCGGGCCGGAGACGATCAGCGTGCCCGGCCAGGCCGCCGTGCTCGCCGAACTTCTGGGACGGCCGGTGACGACGCGTGACCTCGCCCAGGACGAGGTGCGCGCGTACGTCCTTGACTGGTGGGGGGACGAGGCCGTCGCCGACGGCGTCGCGGTGAGTGCCGCGTACGTCCGCCGGGGAGGCAACGCGGTCGTCACCGAGGACGTGCCCCTGCTGTTGGGCCGGCCGGCGCGAACGTACCGTGCGTGGGCGGGGGATCACCTGGAGGCGTTCGGGGCGCGGTGA